GGCGCGTTCGCGCGGCAGCCGTTCGCGTGGCGCGGGGCAGGGGTGGCCAAGCCGGGGAGCTTCCTGCTCGAGCCGTGGGGGACGGCGGCGTTCCCCACCAATGAAGAAGACATCGCGTTCCTGCCAATGCATCGATTGGCGGCGGCGATTCGTGCCAAGAAGATCACGAGCGTGAAGCTCACGACGCTCTATCTCGACCGGCTCGAGAAGTACAACCCCACCCTGATGTGTGCGGTGACGGTGCTGCGCGAGCGCGCGCTCAAGGAAGCGGCCGAGCGTGACGCCGAACTGGCGGCGGGTAAGTATCGCGGCCCGTTGCACGGCATCCCGTATGGTGTGAAGGATCTGTTCGCGGTGAAGGGGACGCCCACGACATGGGGGGCGGCGGACTTCGAGAACCGCGTGATCGATCATGACAGCGAAGTGGTGGTGCGCCTGCGCGATGCGGGGGCGGTCCTGATCGCGAAGCTGAGCACCGGGCAGTTCGCGCAGGGTGGCAACTGGTTCCGCGGCGGCACGAAGAACCCGTGGAACCTGTCGCAGAGCTCGAGTGGCTCATCGGCCGGCCCGGCGTCGGCGACGGCGGCGGGGTGTGTGGCGTTCGGCATTGGCACGGAGACGAGCGGCTCGATTGTGAGCCCCGCCACGACCTGCGGGTTGAGCGCGCTGCGCCCGACGTTCGGTCGCGTGAGCCGCGATGGCGGCATGGTGCTCGCCTGGTCGCAGGACCGCGTGGGGCCGATCACGCGCACCGTGGAAGACGCGGCGATCGTATTCAACGTGATCCACGGGGCCGACGAGAAGGATCCGGGCACGATCACGATGCCCTTTCACTTCGTGAACAACATCGACTTCAAGACGGTGCGCTTTGGCGTGCGCTCGCAGGCCAATCCGGATCCGGTGTTCACGGCCTTCGCCGATCATCTCAAGGCGCTGGGGGCAAAGCTGGTCGATCTCCCCGATCCGCCGCAGGTGAGCGGGAGCCAGGGCGGCATCAATGTGGAGAGTGCCGCCGCCTTCGATGCGTATGTGCAGTGGAAGGCGAAGCAGATGGGGATCGACATGACGCAGGTGATGGAGCGGTACGGGCGGCAGGGTGGCCCGGGGGGCGGCGGTCGTGGTGCCGCGCCGGCGGGTGGCGCGCCGGGCGCTGCCCCGGGTGCCACGCCAGCGGCACCAGCGGCGAACCCGCTCACGCCGGGGTCAACGGGCACGGATGGCCAGCTCAATCGCTGGGTGCCGGGCCGGACGCCCACGGCGTTCGACTTCATCAACTCGCAGCGCCGCCGGCAGATGCTGATTGTGGCGTGGCAGAAGTATCTGGAGAACACCGATGTGTACGTCGGTGCAGCCGATACCGGCGTGCACGCGCAGACGGGGCATCCGGTGGCGGTGGTGCAGATGGGCTTTGGGGTGCGCCAGCAGAACTTCGGTGGCCGCGGCGGTGGTGGCGGCCGCGGTGGGGCTGCCGGCGATAGCGCGCGTCCGGCACCGCCGCCGCTCAACCCGCAGCCGATCTGCACGCAGATCGCCGGCAATCTCTATCTCGACGACATCGTGCTGAGTGTGGCGGACAAGTATCAGAAGCAGCATGACTGGCTGACGCAGAGACCGAAGTTGGGGTAGGCCGGCGTCCGAGATCGGAGATCCGAGGTGAGTAACCCCTGAGAGCTCAGGGGGCAGAATGTCAGGGGGAAGGGTTCAGGACCACATGCTGTCCTGAGCTCTTCCCCCTGACGTTCTTCCGCCTGAGCTCTCGGGGGTTGCCGACTTCTGATTGCTGATGTCAGAGGTTCGAATCGCGCAAAGACATGCGCATATCCTTCACTCTCCTCGCTCTCCCCACATGATGTGAGGCAATGCCTGCTAGGGCGTCACACCGCCAGCGCGCATCGTCTCACCCATGACTCCCCGGTCGGTGGTTCCCATCATCGCGTGGCTGTTGGTGAGTGCGCCCCCAGCCCTGCGCGCGCAGGATAAAGTGAATGCGTCGGAGCGTGCGAACGAGGCGGCCGGTGCGCCGCACGAGGTGCTCGCGCGTCCGCGTCTGAGTTGGGAAGCACTCGCTTCCCCCGCCTTCCGCACCGCGTCCGGCATTGCGCCGTTGGGCGCGCGGGTCGCCGTGGAGGCGCACTACTTCGGCATGCCGAGCGACGAATCACAGACGCATGTGGTTCAGGCCGGCCTGTCGTGACACCTGGGCCTTGGCTCACTGGGATTCGTTGCGCCCGGTGTCGGCTGGTACTCGGGTGTGGAACACGGCGCCGTGTCGGGCTCCGTGCGATGGCAGATCGAACATGGACGCATCGTCAGTGAAGGTTTGATGGTCCAGGCGATCGACCGCAGGGATGGCACCGAGCGCGGACAGTTCTGGGATGGCAACCACGTGTCTCTCTCTCCTGGATCGTCGCCTCGAGGTCGGGCCCTCGTGGGAACACATCCACCTTCGTGAGGAGGACGAATGGAAGTGGGGCGGGCGCGTAGCACTGCGCCTTGCCCGGGGTGTCACGGCGCAACTGTTCACGTTGACGCCGGGACGCACCGAGTGGCGCGCCGGATTACTCGTCCGCTGACGCCGCCCAGCTCACGAAGGCCTCTCTTGCCCGGACAGCGAGAGGGGCCTTTGTGTATTCCAGCAGTTCTCGCCGCCGCCGCGGCGTGCGATACCACGCCGCGAACAGTTCATTGATGGCCGGCCACGCCGCCTCGCCGCGCGTGACGGTGCCCACGACGCCGGCTTCGAGCGCCCCGGTCGAGAGCACCCGCGCATACGCGCCGCCGCGATTGGCGGTGGCGAAGCGCTTCACGAAGTGCGGATCGCCCATGCGTCCGGCGAGTGTCGCACAGGGAATGCGCGGGGCGGAGAGTTCGAGGGTGACCTCGCCAAAGGTGATACGATCCCCCACCCGCGGGGCCTCCCACCAGGCGTCGATCGTGAGATTCTCGCCGAAGATCCCGGGCGGCAGGTCGCGCCCGAGCTCGCGGCTCCACCACGTGTAGTCTTCGGCGCTGTAGAGATAGACCGCCTGATCGGGGCCCCCATGATGCTTGGCGTTCCCGATCGCGTCGCCCACGAGCCCCAGCGTATCGC
The Gemmatimonadaceae bacterium DNA segment above includes these coding regions:
- a CDS encoding amidase, coding for MSLTPFDGLHDELDLLDAEEARLIAESEQRGFTSEVDRRQFVFTSLAAAAATTFGFGARALAQPPAGGGGGGGFGAQQPATPPVPLDNMEPVSWTFQPYPGGIGALLEKTYREKGPGAFARQPFAWRGAGVAKPGSFLLEPWGTAAFPTNEEDIAFLPMHRLAAAIRAKKITSVKLTTLYLDRLEKYNPTLMCAVTVLRERALKEAAERDAELAAGKYRGPLHGIPYGVKDLFAVKGTPTTWGAADFENRVIDHDSEVVVRLRDAGAVLIAKLSTGQFAQGGNWFRGGTKNPWNLSQSSSGSSAGPASATAAGCVAFGIGTETSGSIVSPATTCGLSALRPTFGRVSRDGGMVLAWSQDRVGPITRTVEDAAIVFNVIHGADEKDPGTITMPFHFVNNIDFKTVRFGVRSQANPDPVFTAFADHLKALGAKLVDLPDPPQVSGSQGGINVESAAAFDAYVQWKAKQMGIDMTQVMERYGRQGGPGGGGRGAAPAGGAPGAAPGATPAAPAANPLTPGSTGTDGQLNRWVPGRTPTAFDFINSQRRRQMLIVAWQKYLENTDVYVGAADTGVHAQTGHPVAVVQMGFGVRQQNFGGRGGGGGRGGAAGDSARPAPPPLNPQPICTQIAGNLYLDDIVLSVADKYQKQHDWLTQRPKLG
- a CDS encoding MOSC domain-containing protein; the protein is MPTLRSVNIGLLQPLEPGAAKRTGIHKHPVGGAVLCDTLGLVGDAIGNAKHHGGPDQAVYLYSAEDYTWWSRELGRDLPPGIFGENLTIDAWWEAPRVGDRITFGEVTLELSAPRIPCATLAGRMGDPHFVKRFATANRGGAYARVLSTGALEAGVVGTVTRGEAAWPAINELFAAWYRTPRRRRELLEYTKAPLAVRAREAFVSWAASADE